A portion of the Sabethes cyaneus chromosome 3, idSabCyanKW18_F2, whole genome shotgun sequence genome contains these proteins:
- the LOC128743967 gene encoding uncharacterized protein LOC128743967, which yields MGLPKKICSIILTICISVPFCFAEIKSYSACLTEVNHSLDSKFCEAWDSDVIPEDARNAHMKCALKSFGWTDSRDEFNVRNILDDARAVTGDLEANIKNCARKANRAPVRMQANQFIICMLGSDSKGIFQTIFDLRALKALDRWKNQSFTFKAVADATRGVKTERGCF from the exons ATGGGTCTtccgaagaaaatttgttcgatcaTTTTGACTATATGTATTTCTGTGCCGTTTTGT TTTGCAGAAATTAAATCCTATAGCGCATGTCTTACAGAAGTAAACCATAGTTTAGACTCAAAATTCTGCGAAGCCTGGGACTCCGATGTGATTCCTGAAGACGCAAGGAACGCACACATGAAATGCGCTCTAAAGTCGTTCGGTTGGACTGATAGTCGTGACGAGTTTAAT GTTCGAAACATACTGGATGACGCCCGTGCTGTGACAGGCGATTTGGAGGCGAATATCAAAAACTGTGCTCGCAAAGCTAACAGGGCCCCGGTTAGGATGCAAGCGAACCAATTCATTATTTGCATGTTGGGATCCGATTCTAAGGGAATTTTCCAGACAATTTTCGATCTACGTGCACTGAAAGCTTTGGATCGGTGGAAGAACCAATCGTTCACATTCAAAGCTGTGGCCGATGCTACCAGGGGAGTGAAAACGGAACGTGGATGCTTTTGA
- the LOC128742906 gene encoding 37 kDa salivary gland allergen Aed a 2-like: MALVKKIGLIISIISFPESFCFGKDQSYGACLKEMNLGLVPKICEMRNYAIITGNAMNAHMKCTLKSFGWSDNSAEIKVQSVLNDARAVVGDLEKNIARCARKAENASVNSKANQFYICMLQSNSKEIFKTIFDLRELKALHRWKKQSFTFKAVADTMRRVDAEHRCH, translated from the exons ATGGCTCTTGTGAAGAAAATTGGTTTAATCATTTCGATTATAAGTTTTCCTGAATCATTTTGC ttCGGGAAAGACCAATCCTATGGCGCATGTCTTAAAGAAATGAATCTCGGCTTGGTCCCAAAAATCTGCGAGATGCGGAACTACGCCATAATCACTGGGAATGCAATGAACGCGCACATGAAATGCACTTTGAAATCGTTCGGTTGGTCTGATAATAGTGCGGAGATtaaa GTTCAAAGCGTATTAAACGATGCTCGTGCTGTGGTGGGTGATTTGGAGAAAAATATCGCCCGTTGTGCTAGAAAAGCTGAAAACGCGTCGGTCAACAGTAAAGCAAATCAATTCTATATTTGCATGCTGCAGTCCAATTCTAAGGAAATTTTCAAGACAATATTCGATCTACGTGAATTGAAAGCTTTGCACAGATGGAAGAAACAATCATTTACATTCAAAGCTGTGGCCGATACTATGAGGCGAGTGGATGCGGAACATAGATGTCATTGA